The proteins below are encoded in one region of Triticum aestivum cultivar Chinese Spring chromosome 1B, IWGSC CS RefSeq v2.1, whole genome shotgun sequence:
- the LOC123149190 gene encoding uncharacterized protein, whose protein sequence is MGKKPGSAGPCSASRPMNQAVSLREETSGKTQADKPSLLRVQHLQRLGAWASGEAGVGSIGALLGRRFATDAEAAGIPIDASTFLCQRCESILQPGFNCTIRIKNNKKKAKRRKKSNPGQNSVVYACHFCGDQNLIRGSGKGIVKGLLSSRKPVSTMLKAENVNMPTVITTKKGIEHSVTAASQLESSRLKISILEKDKQGNGPKSNLPEDYKVEKGAVFSMVDRGQLAAAHKDILQKIGVESTHDKCVNGIEPAASKNTSACEHDVTSQAEFLAGSNFVTPQKNKLAEVTAPIASAEALKTRSTLNNKAQNCGSAAGKAPGSYSKSASNTKSAPGGSTQPAGSSRKRARKGWTTLKQIAEKDELERKEKMDNFVIPFFMQ, encoded by the exons ATGGGGAAGAAGCCGGGCAGCGCTGGCCCTTGCTCGGCATCCAGGCCCATGAACCAGGCCGTGTCGCTCCGCGAGGAGACCTCCGGAAAGACGCAGGCCGACAAGCCCTCCCTGCTGAGGGTCCAGCACCTGCAGCGGCTGGGGGCGTGGGCAAGCGGTGAGGCGGGAGTTGGCTCGATCGGAGCGCTGCTGGGCCGCCGCTTCGCCACGGACGCCGAGGCGGCCGGGATCCCCATTGATGCTTCCACCTTCCTTTGCCAGAG GTGTGAGTCAATCTTACAGCCAGGCTTCAACTGCACAATCCGCATAAAGAACAACAAAAAGAAAGCAAAGCGGCGCAAGAAGTCAAATCCTGGCCAAAACAGTGTTGTCTATGCATGCCATTTCTGTGGAGACCAAAACCTGATACGAGGTAGTGGAAAGGGTATCGTGAAGGGACTGTTATCATCAAGAAAGCCTGTTAGCACAATGTTGAAAGCAGAAAATGTGAACATGCCAACAGTAATAACTACTAAAAAGGGGATCGAGCATTCTGTGACAGCAGCCTCGCAACTGGAATCATCCAGGCTGAAAATATCCATTCTTGAAAAGGATAAACAAGGTAATGGGCCTAAATCTAATCTTCCTGAAGATTATAAAGTGGAGAAAGGGGCAGTTTTCTCAATGGTGGATCGTGGTCAGTTAGCGGCTGCACACAAAGACATCCTGCAGAAAATCGGAGTAGAAAGCACACATGATAAATGTGTGAATGGAATTGAGCCTGCGGCATCTAAAAATACTAGTGCATGTGAACATGATGTCACTTCTCAGGCAGAATTTCTAGCTGGGTCAAACTTTGTTACTCCTCAGAAGAACAAACTGGCGGAAGTGACTGCGCCTATAGCTTCAGCAGAAGCATTGAAGACAAGAAGTACACTGAACAACAAAGCGCAGAATTGTGGTTCAGCTGCTGGCAAGGCCCCTGGAAGTTATAGCAAGTCAGCTTCGAATACCAAATCTGCGCCAGGTGGTTCTACTCAGCCGGCTGGCAGTTCAAGGAAGCGGGCAAGAAAAGGGTGGACTACGCTGAAGCAGATTGCTGAGAAGGACGAGCTTGAGAGAAAAGAGAAGATGGATAACTTTGTAATCCCGTTCTTCATGCAGTAG